From a single Tautonia marina genomic region:
- a CDS encoding AGE family epimerase/isomerase, which translates to MNHYVASRTVMGVVVDTVEEGALDKDRDWFRIQTASGDEYEIFISTETYFTVLTNIDGLPRDRVPNPEGYDEKRLSHRIHKYVVPESLIVVLGVDQDHDGRRRFDARTVYLLDSHSRSESFQFETDDWWQIQIRELANGWLDAIFGDRRDYSEADFAELYRTNLNITGMPKGPKVQEMATLSRLIYGLSSAYLLTGQSRFLAAASAGVRYQREAFRFLCHGGTMCIWAFGRQGRDGNLTKIIYPSQNDDDKNQFPLYEQIYALAGLAQFFRITNDATVLSDIRGTIEAINYFFLNHDDPEDRGYYSHIDYVERRPDAPVLGDNRGKKNWNSIGDHLPAYLINLLLAIDPLPQLVDGGRAATEDLTKLVKTCHEMLRETSELIVEKFPARERDGRPKEGRDGSVFVDERFESDWTPDHNWRWQKNRGIVGHNLKIAWNLTRVANYHLQREESQAARRALELAEQLAMDMAVHGLDRHRGGCFDAVERMPSNGMPYEITWMPTKDFWQQEQAILAYLILYGETHNIEYLQNAREMQAFWNLWFLDRDRWGIYFRVTEDGLPYIEGMYGDKGGHSVSGYHSFELNFLAHIYLRSYLSDDENTANRFSLYFKPSADAIGHTINVLPDFFPPGSVEIESVAVNGVPRHLSEDARARFQIPLADGDLGREVAVIFRSTISNWWSRLEDRREKFRPEKYRGPSAPKRRYTPPVLKMPSRSQAQGKFKESEVF; encoded by the coding sequence ATGAACCACTACGTTGCGTCTCGCACCGTCATGGGGGTCGTCGTGGACACGGTCGAGGAGGGGGCGCTCGACAAGGATCGGGACTGGTTCCGAATCCAGACCGCCAGTGGCGACGAATATGAAATCTTCATTTCAACCGAAACGTACTTCACCGTATTGACGAACATCGACGGACTCCCTCGCGACCGCGTGCCCAACCCCGAAGGGTACGACGAGAAACGACTCTCCCATCGAATCCACAAGTATGTGGTTCCCGAATCACTGATCGTCGTGCTGGGGGTCGATCAGGATCACGACGGTCGGCGCCGATTTGACGCCCGAACCGTCTACCTGCTCGATTCGCACAGCCGTTCCGAGTCGTTCCAGTTCGAGACGGACGACTGGTGGCAGATCCAGATCCGAGAGCTGGCCAACGGCTGGCTCGACGCAATCTTCGGCGACCGTCGAGACTACTCCGAGGCCGACTTCGCCGAGCTCTACCGAACCAACCTGAACATCACCGGCATGCCGAAAGGCCCCAAAGTGCAGGAGATGGCGACACTCTCTCGCCTGATCTACGGCCTCTCCTCGGCGTACCTGCTCACCGGACAGTCCCGGTTTCTGGCAGCGGCCTCGGCAGGGGTCCGCTACCAGCGCGAGGCGTTCCGCTTCCTCTGTCACGGCGGCACGATGTGCATCTGGGCGTTCGGGCGGCAGGGCAGGGACGGCAACCTCACCAAGATCATTTACCCGTCGCAAAACGACGACGACAAGAACCAGTTCCCGCTCTACGAGCAGATTTACGCCCTGGCTGGCCTGGCCCAGTTCTTTCGCATCACCAACGATGCAACAGTGCTTTCCGATATCCGAGGGACGATTGAAGCGATCAATTACTTCTTTCTGAACCACGACGACCCGGAGGACCGTGGGTATTACTCGCACATCGACTACGTCGAGCGACGGCCCGATGCTCCAGTTCTGGGCGACAACCGCGGCAAGAAAAACTGGAACTCGATCGGCGATCACCTGCCGGCCTACCTGATTAATCTCCTGCTGGCCATCGACCCGCTTCCGCAACTCGTAGACGGGGGGCGGGCGGCAACTGAAGACCTCACCAAGCTGGTCAAGACCTGCCATGAGATGCTCCGCGAGACGAGTGAACTCATCGTCGAGAAGTTCCCGGCCCGAGAGCGCGATGGTCGTCCGAAGGAAGGGAGGGATGGCAGCGTCTTCGTTGACGAACGGTTCGAGAGCGACTGGACTCCCGACCACAATTGGCGCTGGCAGAAGAATCGAGGGATCGTTGGCCATAACCTGAAGATCGCCTGGAACCTCACCCGGGTGGCGAACTACCACCTGCAGCGGGAGGAATCGCAAGCGGCCCGTCGAGCGCTCGAGTTGGCCGAGCAGCTTGCAATGGACATGGCCGTTCACGGCCTGGACCGGCACCGGGGCGGCTGCTTCGACGCCGTCGAGCGGATGCCGTCCAACGGAATGCCCTACGAGATCACCTGGATGCCGACGAAGGACTTCTGGCAGCAGGAGCAGGCGATTCTCGCCTACCTGATCCTCTACGGCGAGACCCACAACATTGAGTATCTCCAGAATGCTCGGGAAATGCAGGCGTTCTGGAATCTCTGGTTTCTCGACCGCGACCGCTGGGGAATCTACTTCCGCGTCACCGAGGATGGGCTCCCTTACATCGAAGGAATGTACGGAGACAAGGGAGGGCATTCCGTCTCCGGTTACCACAGCTTCGAACTCAACTTTCTTGCACACATCTACCTGAGATCTTACCTGTCCGACGACGAAAACACCGCCAACCGATTCAGCCTCTACTTCAAACCCTCCGCCGACGCGATCGGTCACACCATCAACGTGCTCCCTGACTTCTTCCCGCCCGGCAGCGTGGAGATCGAATCGGTAGCGGTCAACGGGGTGCCGAGGCACCTGAGCGAAGACGCCCGGGCGCGGTTCCAGATCCCCCTGGCCGACGGCGACCTTGGTCGTGAAGTTGCCGTCATCTTCCGATCCACCATCTCGAACTGGTGGTCCCGGCTCGAAGACCGCCGCGAGAAGTTCCGTCCCGAGAAATACCGAGGGCCGTCGGCCCCCAAGCGACGCTACACCCCTCCCGTCCTGAAGATGCCGAGTCGCTCCCAGGCTCAGGGGAAATTCAAGGAATCCGAGGTGTTCTGA
- a CDS encoding DJ-1/PfpI family protein, with the protein MDDQPLRGKKVAILVESEYIPKELEAYETHLGRLGAEVHFLSRLWGNDQLYIINDIDPNGDLVFSGGTPDIEQTAKKLQFREVRLGLREPNDPDGVVRPQVSDYAAVLLAANYVSVRLRYFEAGDQAITPSMVREAPAVRFVAAAMRHPRVVVGALCHGLWLLTPTPELLAGRRVVCHEVVLADIHNAGAQYVSPTPADRQKDFSAWTPDQSMPSVVVTDGDLVTGHSAHAVVPYVYAVARAVEAVGHVTPAAPYTLPPPRSQNNQRILTLLSEHGYWGEELVGPMEVFAERGYEVDFATPNGRRPRALAPSMDPDYIDPPLGRSVTSPEMAAKVRRWDNVSADRSPESKRLDTPISLADWVPERPYWSSPLLVRGLEAYHRELDRLRQEIADRYDALLIVGGSGPLVDLVNNQRVHDLILAFLALDRPIGAECYGVTCLAFARDMEHRQSILRNKRVTGHCLEYDYKDGTGFVDPSTVAQPTAGFIPFNMGPPPYPLEYILRDATAPDGAFIGNFGKETSVIVDYPFITGRSTPDSYLTGQKMVEVLEGGLRRFGW; encoded by the coding sequence ATGGACGATCAACCCTTGCGGGGGAAAAAAGTCGCGATCCTGGTCGAATCGGAGTACATCCCGAAGGAGCTTGAGGCGTACGAAACGCATCTGGGACGCCTCGGGGCCGAGGTCCACTTCCTCTCTCGGCTCTGGGGAAATGATCAGCTCTACATTATTAACGACATCGACCCGAACGGCGATCTGGTTTTCTCAGGCGGCACACCGGACATCGAGCAGACCGCCAAGAAGCTCCAGTTCCGCGAGGTTCGACTGGGGCTCCGCGAGCCGAACGACCCAGACGGCGTGGTCCGACCGCAAGTCTCCGACTACGCGGCCGTTCTGCTGGCAGCCAATTACGTGAGCGTTCGGCTCCGCTACTTCGAAGCGGGGGACCAGGCGATCACGCCCTCAATGGTCCGCGAGGCCCCCGCGGTGCGGTTCGTGGCTGCGGCCATGCGACACCCTCGGGTCGTCGTCGGGGCGCTCTGTCACGGACTCTGGCTGCTTACCCCTACCCCGGAACTCCTCGCCGGTCGCCGCGTGGTCTGCCACGAGGTGGTCCTCGCCGACATTCATAACGCCGGGGCTCAGTATGTCTCGCCAACCCCCGCAGATCGACAAAAGGACTTCAGCGCCTGGACTCCCGATCAGTCGATGCCCTCCGTCGTGGTGACCGACGGCGACCTTGTCACCGGACACTCCGCCCATGCCGTTGTCCCCTATGTCTATGCGGTTGCCCGAGCGGTCGAGGCGGTCGGCCACGTCACCCCGGCGGCGCCTTACACGCTTCCCCCGCCTCGGTCGCAAAACAATCAACGAATCCTGACGCTCCTTTCCGAGCATGGATACTGGGGTGAGGAACTCGTCGGACCGATGGAGGTCTTCGCCGAACGGGGCTATGAGGTTGACTTCGCCACCCCCAACGGTCGCCGTCCCCGCGCCCTGGCGCCGAGCATGGACCCCGACTACATCGACCCTCCTCTCGGAAGGTCCGTCACCTCTCCCGAGATGGCCGCCAAGGTTCGCCGCTGGGACAACGTCTCGGCCGACCGAAGTCCGGAATCGAAGCGGCTCGACACCCCGATCAGCCTCGCCGACTGGGTTCCTGAGCGCCCGTACTGGTCGTCTCCGCTGCTCGTTCGCGGCCTGGAGGCGTACCACCGAGAGCTGGACCGGCTTCGCCAGGAAATCGCCGACCGCTACGATGCGCTGCTCATCGTCGGAGGGAGTGGACCGCTCGTCGATCTCGTCAACAATCAACGTGTTCACGACCTGATTCTCGCCTTCCTCGCCCTCGATCGTCCGATCGGTGCCGAGTGCTACGGCGTAACATGCCTCGCCTTCGCCCGCGACATGGAACACCGTCAGAGCATCCTCCGCAACAAGCGCGTCACGGGCCACTGCCTGGAGTACGACTACAAGGACGGCACCGGCTTCGTCGATCCCTCGACCGTTGCCCAGCCCACGGCCGGCTTTATCCCGTTCAACATGGGGCCTCCTCCTTACCCGCTGGAGTACATCCTCCGAGACGCGACCGCGCCGGACGGTGCCTTCATCGGCAACTTCGGCAAGGAGACTTCGGTGATCGTGGACTACCCCTTCATCACGGGCCGCTCCACTCCAGACTCCTACCTCACTGGCCAGAAGATGGTCGAGGTCCTCGAGGGTGGACTGAGGCGTTTCGGCTGGTGA
- a CDS encoding thiamine pyrophosphate-binding protein produces MDGNHAILEQLIADGFEFMFGLPGTEEEGFLDALTDYQDRLRYILCYQESVAVMAADGYARATRHPSLVQIHSTPGLANALGAIWEAKKGNVPLVVLGGKTGVKYLPMEAHMSGDVVNLARPVTKWAGMVTHPASTLRMLRRAIRIACTPPRGPVYLCLPMDVLDAESEEQVRPTVIPSTRVAPEPDWIHRAADMLAGAREPRIFIGDGVVASGAEQALRAVAELLGAPVWSVHQGDMVLDGDDPLFQGFTGRMFGTDSTPRFREGDVNFLCGTYAVPEVFPELGPVFAEGSRVIHVDLDPENIGKNHPLDLGAVADPRLTLEHLAEALAARLAGQDRSAATERIRTLAEEKARRRQEAIDRDDSLSGDGLMPFAAVARELAAQLPESAMIFDESLTCSPALTRYLTPRAGRYFIPRGGCLGIGLPSAIGAAAGITDRMVVGLTGDGGAMEVIQCLATAARYQVPAKLIVCNNRSYKVCEFNLIPYRRDRGIDLNRPQPELFDLSRPDLNFAMLAEGQGVKAARVENPDDIGPRIREMIAHPGPFLLDVVAG; encoded by the coding sequence ATGGACGGCAATCACGCGATCCTTGAGCAGCTCATCGCCGACGGCTTCGAATTCATGTTCGGCCTCCCGGGGACCGAGGAGGAGGGCTTCCTCGATGCGCTGACCGACTACCAGGATCGACTCAGGTACATCCTCTGCTATCAGGAGTCGGTGGCTGTGATGGCCGCCGACGGCTATGCCCGGGCGACCCGACACCCCTCTCTGGTCCAGATCCACAGCACCCCGGGACTGGCCAACGCCCTGGGGGCGATCTGGGAGGCGAAGAAGGGGAATGTCCCTCTGGTGGTCCTCGGCGGCAAGACCGGCGTGAAGTATCTGCCGATGGAAGCCCACATGTCCGGCGACGTGGTCAACCTGGCTCGCCCGGTGACCAAGTGGGCCGGCATGGTCACCCACCCCGCCTCGACCCTGCGAATGCTCCGCCGGGCAATCCGGATTGCCTGCACCCCGCCTCGGGGACCGGTCTACCTCTGCCTACCGATGGACGTTCTCGACGCCGAGTCTGAGGAACAGGTTCGCCCGACGGTCATCCCCTCGACCCGAGTCGCCCCGGAGCCGGACTGGATTCATCGGGCGGCCGACATGCTCGCCGGCGCACGCGAGCCCCGCATCTTCATTGGTGACGGCGTGGTCGCCTCCGGTGCCGAGCAGGCCCTCCGGGCGGTCGCGGAACTCCTCGGAGCCCCCGTCTGGAGTGTGCATCAAGGCGATATGGTACTCGATGGTGACGACCCGCTTTTTCAAGGGTTCACCGGCCGGATGTTCGGGACCGACAGCACCCCTCGGTTCCGCGAAGGAGACGTGAACTTCCTCTGCGGCACCTACGCCGTTCCCGAGGTCTTCCCGGAGCTTGGCCCGGTTTTCGCCGAAGGGTCCCGGGTCATCCACGTCGACCTCGACCCCGAAAACATCGGCAAGAACCACCCCCTTGATCTGGGCGCGGTGGCCGATCCCAGGCTTACCCTGGAGCATCTCGCCGAGGCCCTTGCCGCTCGCCTCGCCGGGCAAGACCGCAGCGCCGCCACCGAGCGGATCAGGACACTGGCGGAGGAGAAGGCCCGCCGCCGTCAGGAGGCCATCGACCGAGACGACTCTCTCTCTGGCGACGGCCTGATGCCATTCGCCGCCGTTGCCCGCGAGCTGGCAGCGCAACTGCCCGAGTCGGCGATGATCTTTGACGAGAGCCTGACCTGCTCACCTGCCCTCACTCGCTACCTGACTCCCCGGGCGGGCCGCTACTTCATCCCCCGAGGGGGCTGCCTGGGTATCGGTTTACCCAGCGCGATCGGGGCCGCGGCCGGCATTACCGACCGGATGGTCGTCGGCCTCACCGGCGACGGCGGGGCGATGGAGGTCATCCAGTGCCTGGCCACCGCCGCTCGGTATCAGGTCCCCGCCAAGCTGATCGTGTGTAACAACCGGAGCTACAAGGTCTGCGAGTTCAACCTGATCCCGTACCGCCGCGACCGGGGGATCGACCTCAACCGTCCCCAGCCGGAGTTGTTCGATCTTTCCCGGCCCGACCTCAACTTCGCCATGCTGGCCGAGGGGCAGGGGGTGAAGGCCGCCCGTGTCGAGAACCCCGACGACATCGGGCCAAGGATTCGAGAGATGATCGCGCATCCGGGACCGTTCCTGCTCGACGTCGTCGCCGGATGA
- a CDS encoding EthD family reductase: protein MIHQLIFAQPKPGMTETDFQSYWLNVHAQRFARHIPQIRRYAINVRTPIAGLPHELPGGYSVAEIWLANDEEQLASLQSPEFLEGARRDEPRWAAFWATFGLDTDPQTLLEGPPFAAEDPRVKLLILLKRRPGMEVDEFRRIASSSHADLVRGIPGLRHYVQGTARDGAYAIGEPRFDAVEQLWFDDEASLRAAIESDHFRRSFTTNENSLFDARHLFALAAQAHWVIGPEFRDPLPSRPGGDPVRLCEAVSRGDHDAIRRALTLGADPNERDADSGLTALMLAAGRGDEPAVRMLLDGGADVHTTDPKGGCTALHKACQGGNPGVARALIEAGAFVDAVAVTTGHTPLWDALWYKWPEIVGVLLQQGAGLGHKAAYGFTLEQHITFEEDVNPTPEAREKFRQAREQVEARRQSDQDTVVRQQLMAAVVRNDLPSVQKLLAGGAKVDERSPRLNGFNDLHTPLLVACRDGHSEIAAALIQAGADVNAVEPIFGAVPLHKAVYNGHADITALLAEQPDIDLDFQGATNGYTPLHDALWHGFRDCARILIDANARLDPRGHDGKTPLDIAVETFGSADELVDLLRQKGAEQHV from the coding sequence ATGATCCACCAGCTCATCTTCGCCCAACCCAAGCCGGGGATGACCGAAACGGACTTCCAGTCCTACTGGCTCAACGTCCATGCCCAGCGATTCGCCCGCCACATCCCCCAAATCCGCCGCTACGCCATCAACGTGCGAACACCCATCGCCGGGCTCCCCCACGAACTTCCCGGCGGCTACAGCGTCGCCGAGATCTGGCTGGCCAACGACGAGGAGCAGCTCGCCTCACTCCAGTCCCCCGAGTTCCTCGAAGGGGCGCGACGCGATGAGCCCAGATGGGCCGCGTTCTGGGCCACCTTCGGCCTCGATACCGACCCCCAGACGCTCCTGGAGGGGCCGCCATTCGCGGCCGAGGACCCTCGCGTCAAGCTCCTCATCCTGCTGAAGCGACGGCCGGGCATGGAGGTTGATGAGTTCCGCCGAATCGCCTCCTCATCCCACGCCGATCTCGTCCGAGGAATCCCCGGCCTCCGCCACTATGTGCAGGGGACGGCCCGGGATGGTGCCTACGCAATCGGCGAACCTCGGTTCGACGCGGTCGAGCAGCTCTGGTTCGACGACGAGGCTTCGCTCCGCGCCGCGATCGAATCAGACCACTTTCGGCGGTCTTTCACGACCAACGAAAATTCGCTTTTTGATGCTAGGCATTTGTTTGCCCTTGCGGCGCAGGCTCACTGGGTCATCGGACCCGAGTTCCGCGACCCCCTTCCGTCCCGTCCTGGAGGCGATCCGGTGCGGCTCTGTGAGGCCGTGTCCCGTGGCGATCACGACGCCATCCGCCGGGCCTTGACCCTGGGCGCGGACCCGAACGAACGCGATGCCGACAGCGGACTGACAGCGCTGATGCTCGCTGCCGGTCGCGGCGACGAACCGGCGGTCCGGATGCTCCTGGACGGCGGTGCCGATGTCCACACCACCGACCCGAAGGGCGGCTGCACGGCGCTGCACAAGGCCTGCCAGGGCGGCAATCCTGGGGTCGCCCGCGCCTTGATCGAGGCCGGGGCCTTCGTCGATGCCGTGGCTGTCACCACCGGCCATACCCCCCTCTGGGACGCCCTCTGGTACAAGTGGCCCGAGATCGTCGGAGTCTTGCTCCAACAGGGGGCCGGTCTGGGTCACAAGGCCGCGTATGGTTTCACCCTGGAACAACACATCACGTTTGAGGAAGACGTGAATCCTACCCCCGAGGCCCGCGAGAAATTCCGGCAGGCCCGCGAGCAGGTCGAGGCCCGCCGCCAATCCGACCAGGACACCGTGGTCCGGCAGCAACTGATGGCAGCCGTCGTCCGGAACGACCTTCCTTCCGTGCAAAAGCTCCTGGCTGGCGGAGCAAAAGTGGATGAGCGGTCGCCAAGGCTCAACGGGTTCAACGATCTGCACACCCCGTTGCTGGTGGCCTGCCGCGACGGTCACTCAGAGATCGCCGCCGCCTTGATTCAGGCAGGCGCCGACGTCAACGCGGTCGAGCCCATCTTCGGTGCGGTCCCCTTGCACAAGGCAGTCTACAACGGCCACGCCGACATCACCGCCCTGCTCGCCGAGCAGCCGGACATTGACCTCGACTTCCAGGGCGCAACCAACGGATACACACCGCTTCATGATGCCCTCTGGCACGGCTTCCGCGACTGTGCCCGCATCCTGATCGACGCCAACGCCCGCCTCGACCCCCGAGGCCACGATGGAAAGACACCCCTGGACATCGCGGTTGAGACGTTCGGATCGGCCGACGAGCTGGTGGATCTGCTTCGGCAAAAGGGCGCCGAGCAACACGTGTAG
- a CDS encoding nuclear transport factor 2 family protein, with the protein MESPTTREVAETWFEALTTGQIDRAIACLADDVEWINYTPVPGLNDIMPWIGTYHGVQAVMDSFLLFTSLVQVKREELVRLAVDGENAAGVIYELSTVKETGLDFEIEFIQWLTIRGGKIVRWKSYTDPSPIIVAMRGSSPSA; encoded by the coding sequence ATGGAAAGCCCGACGACTCGCGAAGTGGCCGAGACCTGGTTCGAGGCGCTGACCACAGGCCAGATCGACCGCGCGATCGCCTGCCTTGCCGACGATGTGGAGTGGATCAACTACACTCCCGTCCCCGGCCTGAACGACATCATGCCCTGGATCGGCACGTATCACGGGGTCCAGGCGGTGATGGATTCCTTCCTCCTTTTCACCTCGCTCGTGCAGGTGAAACGCGAGGAACTCGTCCGCCTGGCCGTCGACGGTGAGAACGCCGCGGGCGTCATCTACGAGCTGTCCACGGTCAAGGAAACGGGCCTCGACTTCGAAATCGAATTCATCCAGTGGCTCACGATCCGAGGGGGCAAGATCGTCCGCTGGAAGTCCTACACCGACCCGTCCCCCATCATCGTTGCCATGCGAGGGTCGTCGCCGTCCGCCTGA
- a CDS encoding muconolactone Delta-isomerase produces the protein MLFFVQMRWNIEGRLSFDELWELEEQEAAWAMSEGPEAQLWKVAGQKRVIGVVQVDSIEELDRIVMGRLPMREYLEFEAIWPLRDYPGFIEDVQRRYKV, from the coding sequence ATGCTGTTCTTCGTCCAGATGCGATGGAATATCGAGGGGCGATTATCCTTTGACGAGCTCTGGGAGCTGGAGGAGCAAGAGGCCGCGTGGGCCATGAGCGAAGGCCCCGAGGCTCAGCTCTGGAAGGTCGCCGGTCAAAAACGGGTCATCGGCGTGGTCCAGGTCGACTCGATCGAGGAGCTGGACCGGATCGTCATGGGACGATTGCCGATGCGTGAATATTTGGAGTTTGAGGCGATCTGGCCCCTCCGCGACTATCCCGGCTTCATCGAAGATGTTCAGCGTCGGTACAAGGTCTGA
- a CDS encoding cupin domain-containing protein, translated as MMRRVVTALTPGGTSSVMIDGPPEPPIAPPGAPGLSFVNLWATRPSPGLPVDDSDAAQGMPVLPEAGGTCFRLIRIEPGHGMDMHATDTIDYFVLLSGSITLTLDDGAELDLGPGDCLVQAGARHAWQNRGNHPCLLAAVIVGAVRS; from the coding sequence ATGATGCGACGCGTCGTGACGGCCCTCACTCCAGGCGGAACCTCGTCCGTGATGATCGACGGCCCCCCCGAGCCGCCGATTGCTCCGCCGGGCGCGCCGGGCCTGTCCTTCGTCAATCTCTGGGCCACGAGACCATCCCCGGGGCTTCCTGTCGATGACAGCGATGCCGCGCAGGGGATGCCGGTCCTTCCCGAGGCCGGGGGAACCTGCTTTCGCCTGATCCGCATCGAGCCCGGGCACGGCATGGACATGCACGCCACCGACACCATCGACTATTTCGTCCTCCTCTCCGGAAGTATCACCCTGACCCTCGACGACGGCGCCGAGCTGGACCTGGGCCCGGGAGACTGCCTGGTGCAGGCCGGGGCCCGGCATGCCTGGCAGAATCGAGGAAATCACCCTTGCCTACTTGCCGCCGTCATCGTGGGAGCCGTCCGAAGCTGA